ATAGAGCTTCACAGACCAGAATTTTTGATTTGCTGCTGCCATTTCGGCTTCTTTAAAATAAGCAGATGCCAAGTTAACCGGGGTATTGATCTTTTGCGCGTGGCAGATCAGTAGCTGCCAGCATAGAAATAAGGTCAGTATTTTTTCCATTGTTATTAATTAATCTCCAATAATCGCCATTCAGGGCTTAGTGATGGCCAGGAATTATACCACCGGAAAGAAATTTTATATGAATAGTAGCGGCTGATAAACGGCCTTACCAATCATCCTGAAAAGATCACCATTGGTATAAAAACTAAGCGTTTAAATTTGGTTTGAGTAAATTGCATGATGCGTAAACTACTGCTGCATTTTCTCTTCTGGATAATTTTTTTCGCGATATGGAACAGAATCATGTATTTCTATATCAGCAGTGATTTGAACCGTATTTATTTCTCTGCATTAGACGTCAGTATGATCATACTGGCTTTTTATATTTTTTACCTCTATTTAATGCCAGATTACTTCAGAAGAAAAAGTATCTGGTTATTCGCAATGTGGTCCATTGCCCTGATCTTGGCACTGTCAGGTATTTTCTCTTGGATGATGTTGATTTTTCTTCAGCATAACCTGGTACCTATTCATTTTGACTTTTCATGGAACTATAAGGATCTTCAACTCAACCGCCTTTTTATCGTATTGGTAGGTGTTTTGGGCGGTTGTTCTGTTAAACTGGCGCTTGACAGGCTGGAAGCCGGGAAAAAATTAAATGTAATGGAGAAAGAAAAGTCGGCAGCGGAATTAAACTACCTGAAAGCGCAAATTAATCCGCACTTCCTATTTAATTCTTTAAATAGTTTATATACCCAACTGGAGCTTGGGGGTGGCGATGCCAAAGCCACATTAGCATCGATTGCCGACTTATTACGCTACCAGCTTTATGACTGTATAGCAGATTTTATCGCCGTCGAAAAAGAGATCGCCTACCTCAGGAATTACTTTAACTTGCAAAGTCTTCGCAAAGACAATTGTAAAACAGAGATGTTAGTGCAGGAAACAAAACACAATTTTTTAATAGCCCCACTGCTACCGATTCCTTTTATTGAGAACGCGTTCAAGTATGTGTCTGATAGCTACAACCAAGAAAATTTTATAAAGGCAAGCATTACTTTTAAAGAGGATAAACTACGATTCCACTGCATCAATACCATGGATGTAGTGGAATTAAACTTGCTGCCGGCTCATGATAAAGGTATTGGCTTGGTAAATGTTCAAAAGAGATTGGATTTAATTTATAGAAACAAATATGAATTACATGCTGGAATTGTAAATGGGAAATATGAAGTGTTATTAACGTTAGATTTGACATGATTTTAAATTGTTTGATAGTTGATGATGAACCTTTAGCCAGGCAACAAATTGAAGCCTATGTACAGCGGATTCCATTTTTAAAATTGGCAGGTACCGCCCGTAACCCGTTATCGGCAAAAGCAATCCTGGACACAGTACCCATAGATCTAATCTTACTGGATATTAAGATGCCACACATGAGCGGAATTGAATTCATAAAACAAAGCAATATCTTTCAGCAGGTCATTTTTGTAACTGCATTCCCGGAATATGCAATTGAGGGCTTTGAGTTAGAGGTTACAGATTACTTAATGAAACCGGTAACCTTTGAACGTTTTTCTAAGGCGATAGATAAAGCACGAATAAAACTAAGAGGGTCCGAAGCTATAAAATCAATTGATTTTCAGCCGGATTTCATTTATGTTAAGCATAACCACCGGTTTGAAAAAGTGTTTATCGCCGATATCCTATATATTGAAGCTATGCTTAATTATGTAAATATCATCACTAAAAGGGCCAAATACACGGTCTATTCCAGTCTAAAACAAATTGAAAAAAGCCTTCCTCCACATAAATTGTTAAAAATCCATAAGTCTTATATGGTGGCCATTGATGCTATAACTGCGATTGAACAGCAGTATCTACTTATTGGGAACATTAAATTACCTGTGAGCAGGACGAACAAAAATTCAGTTATGAAGGTCGCCCAGCGTGATAAGTGACTTAAGTTAGCTATAAGGAAATATACACATCAGGCAGACTACCAT
The nucleotide sequence above comes from Dyadobacter subterraneus. Encoded proteins:
- a CDS encoding sensor histidine kinase, yielding MMRKLLLHFLFWIIFFAIWNRIMYFYISSDLNRIYFSALDVSMIILAFYIFYLYLMPDYFRRKSIWLFAMWSIALILALSGIFSWMMLIFLQHNLVPIHFDFSWNYKDLQLNRLFIVLVGVLGGCSVKLALDRLEAGKKLNVMEKEKSAAELNYLKAQINPHFLFNSLNSLYTQLELGGGDAKATLASIADLLRYQLYDCIADFIAVEKEIAYLRNYFNLQSLRKDNCKTEMLVQETKHNFLIAPLLPIPFIENAFKYVSDSYNQENFIKASITFKEDKLRFHCINTMDVVELNLLPAHDKGIGLVNVQKRLDLIYRNKYELHAGIVNGKYEVLLTLDLT
- a CDS encoding LytR/AlgR family response regulator transcription factor codes for the protein MILNCLIVDDEPLARQQIEAYVQRIPFLKLAGTARNPLSAKAILDTVPIDLILLDIKMPHMSGIEFIKQSNIFQQVIFVTAFPEYAIEGFELEVTDYLMKPVTFERFSKAIDKARIKLRGSEAIKSIDFQPDFIYVKHNHRFEKVFIADILYIEAMLNYVNIITKRAKYTVYSSLKQIEKSLPPHKLLKIHKSYMVAIDAITAIEQQYLLIGNIKLPVSRTNKNSVMKVAQRDK